From a single Gimesia fumaroli genomic region:
- a CDS encoding LolA-like protein yields the protein MLIQKIMMTRLAVSIFVLSIPMAVVLMLLSARGEPQKTVLSEELQSLIREIERNEALYHTLKLNLTTSRSEEGIRFHSDEPKPKPIQSESQSDLITQGLKFREEVQSKGRFIVLVSGFGSGEVRRNISNANYTEVGTREMILVSDGTTSRHFGEGDVVAERQGNQPQKSSIGGISNEQFRLPNLARPHMFVLRYGGAHVPLSTYLKGIKAIGEFRGAPPPNLRAGTVFKAQILGTEQCQGLECTKLMIEIVNPGGTPRSRRELWLAHDRNLIPVKDLFYLCSNSNEIPFAEAIIDEWQEVRPGVWFPLKAHSNRFSSYLIKHEGRQKRIQHVKYDFNSVQLDPPIPPNEFTSLKFPPGTEVSIREDGKIIKTFVAEANEL from the coding sequence ATGCTGATCCAGAAAATCATGATGACTCGTCTCGCAGTTTCGATTTTTGTACTCTCAATCCCGATGGCAGTTGTATTGATGCTGCTCTCCGCACGAGGCGAACCACAAAAAACGGTGCTCAGCGAAGAATTACAGAGTCTGATCCGAGAAATTGAGCGAAACGAAGCACTCTATCACACTCTCAAACTCAATCTGACGACCAGCAGAAGTGAGGAAGGGATTCGGTTCCACAGTGATGAGCCCAAACCGAAACCGATTCAAAGTGAGTCGCAGTCTGATCTCATCACGCAGGGGTTGAAATTCCGAGAAGAAGTTCAGTCGAAGGGACGTTTCATTGTGCTGGTGTCTGGTTTCGGCTCGGGAGAAGTGAGGCGGAATATTAGCAATGCCAATTATACGGAGGTGGGAACCAGAGAGATGATTCTTGTTTCTGATGGAACGACCAGTCGTCATTTTGGGGAGGGAGATGTCGTCGCTGAAAGGCAGGGGAACCAGCCACAGAAGTCAAGCATCGGCGGAATTTCAAACGAGCAGTTTCGTCTCCCGAATCTTGCCCGACCGCACATGTTTGTGCTCCGCTATGGAGGGGCCCATGTTCCGCTCTCGACTTATCTCAAAGGCATCAAGGCGATCGGAGAGTTCCGGGGGGCACCGCCACCCAATCTGCGTGCAGGCACGGTATTCAAAGCACAGATTCTGGGCACGGAACAGTGCCAGGGACTCGAGTGCACAAAGCTGATGATTGAGATCGTCAATCCCGGTGGAACTCCCCGAAGTCGCAGGGAACTCTGGTTGGCCCATGATCGAAACCTGATTCCGGTGAAGGATTTATTCTATCTCTGCAGCAACTCGAACGAGATCCCCTTTGCGGAGGCGATCATCGATGAATGGCAGGAAGTACGTCCCGGCGTCTGGTTTCCCCTCAAGGCACACTCGAACAGATTTAGCTCATACTTAATCAAACATGAAGGCCGGCAGAAACGCATACAGCATGTCAAATACGACTTTAACAGTGTTCAACTCGATCCCCCAATTCCCCCGAATGAATTTACCTCTCTCAAGTTCCCGCCGGGTACCGAAGTGAGTATCAGGGAAGACGGAAAGATTATTAAGACCTTCGTTGCAGAGGCGAACGAGTTATAA
- a CDS encoding LolA-like protein, with protein MLIQKIKLIRHAASICIVSLLTAVFMPLSAQCEENGTAQSEKLQKLIREVEKYEATYHALKLNLTSTKNEQDTFFIPDAPKPIIAETQIALDVQGLNFRQEEQSKGRFIVIVQRALGGLKQDPANANYTQSGTKERITVSDGKTSRYFWKEDVVAEKKGQQRETSIQGGISDKPMHLPNLARPHMFLMENGGPQVPLSTYLKSIKAIHSFPGRYYLRKDATLNVQILGTEEFQGLECTRIILEIIDPKGTPRTRRELWLARDRNLIPVRSLGYTYRDSKEMPISEAIVDKWQEVRPGVWFPRQAHYKRFDSFTVRRKGQQKLSWQVKYNINSVHLDPQFPPDVFTTLKFPSGTKVTVVKDGKIIKTIDAEANEL; from the coding sequence ATGTTGATCCAGAAAATTAAGTTGATTCGGCATGCCGCTTCGATTTGCATTGTCTCACTCCTGACCGCCGTCTTCATGCCGCTGTCTGCGCAGTGTGAAGAGAACGGAACGGCTCAAAGTGAAAAACTGCAGAAACTGATTCGCGAAGTCGAGAAATACGAGGCGACTTATCACGCTCTCAAGCTCAATCTGACCAGCACCAAGAATGAGCAAGACACCTTTTTCATTCCCGACGCGCCGAAGCCGATCATTGCTGAGACGCAGATCGCACTCGATGTTCAGGGATTAAATTTCCGCCAGGAAGAACAGTCAAAAGGGCGATTCATCGTGATTGTCCAAAGAGCCTTGGGCGGTCTGAAGCAGGATCCTGCCAATGCCAATTATACGCAATCAGGAACCAAAGAACGGATTACTGTGTCTGACGGAAAGACGAGTCGTTATTTCTGGAAGGAAGATGTTGTCGCTGAAAAGAAAGGACAACAGCGAGAGACATCAATTCAAGGTGGAATCTCCGACAAGCCGATGCACCTGCCTAATCTCGCCCGGCCGCATATGTTTTTGATGGAAAATGGAGGGCCGCAAGTTCCGCTCTCGACTTATCTCAAAAGCATTAAGGCAATCCACTCCTTTCCCGGTCGTTACTACTTGCGAAAAGATGCAACACTGAATGTACAGATTCTCGGTACAGAAGAGTTCCAGGGGCTGGAATGCACCAGAATCATACTCGAGATCATCGACCCCAAGGGGACGCCCCGAACTCGGCGCGAACTTTGGCTGGCACGCGACCGGAATCTGATTCCCGTACGAAGTTTGGGGTATACTTACCGCGACTCGAAAGAGATGCCTATCTCGGAAGCGATTGTCGATAAATGGCAGGAAGTTCGTCCCGGTGTCTGGTTTCCGCGCCAGGCACATTACAAACGTTTTGATTCCTTCACAGTGAGACGTAAAGGGCAGCAGAAACTTTCGTGGCAGGTCAAATATAACATCAACAGCGTCCACCTCGATCCCCAATTTCCTCCTGATGTATTTACCACTCTCAAATTCCCGTCAGGAACGAAGGTGACTGTTGTGAAAGACGGAAAAATAATCAAGACCATCGATGCAGAGGCGAACGAGTTATAA
- a CDS encoding NAD(P)-dependent oxidoreductase translates to MTTLVVGATGATGRLLVEQLLQRGEQVKAIVRTPGTFNEFITGHEGFSEIQAGVYDLTDEEMQQHVTGCDAVASCLGHQMSFKGVFGKPRLLVTDTVRRLCEAIQTTHAENPVKFVLMNTAGNSNHDLNEPISFAQQCVIGLLRLLVPPLSDNEKAADYLRTQIGQNHQAIEWAALRPDSLQNENEVTEYTLHSSPTRSAIFNPGQTSRINVAHFMAELVTNEKTWNQWKGQMPVIYNKEK, encoded by the coding sequence ATGACCACCCTTGTCGTAGGCGCTACCGGTGCTACCGGTCGTCTGCTTGTGGAGCAGTTACTACAGCGTGGTGAACAGGTCAAAGCCATTGTTCGTACGCCCGGCACGTTTAATGAATTCATCACTGGTCATGAAGGGTTTTCCGAAATCCAGGCCGGTGTGTATGATCTGACCGACGAAGAAATGCAGCAGCATGTCACCGGCTGTGATGCAGTCGCTTCCTGTTTAGGACACCAGATGTCGTTTAAGGGCGTGTTTGGCAAGCCGCGTCTGTTGGTGACCGATACGGTGCGTCGTCTGTGCGAAGCGATTCAAACCACGCATGCAGAGAATCCAGTCAAGTTTGTCCTCATGAATACCGCAGGCAACAGCAACCACGATCTAAATGAACCGATTTCGTTTGCACAACAGTGTGTCATCGGATTATTACGACTGCTCGTGCCGCCGCTTTCTGATAATGAGAAGGCCGCCGATTATTTACGTACGCAAATCGGCCAGAACCATCAGGCAATTGAGTGGGCCGCATTACGACCGGATTCGTTGCAGAACGAGAATGAAGTAACCGAATACACGCTGCATTCCTCGCCAACCCGCAGTGCCATTTTTAACCCCGGCCAGACCAGTCGTATCAACGTCGCCCACTTCATGGCGGAACTGGTGACGAATGAGAAAACATGGAATCAATGGAAAGGGCAAATGCCTGTGATTTACAACAAGGAAAAATGA
- a CDS encoding GDSL-type esterase/lipase family protein, whose protein sequence is MSPVMKTVLLLGAILTASIPILSGTASAGEPTEWNYTPELMQPFWQGETIEGESVLFIRDPQTGIASASVLFPIEGVLSVRNSAGDISYDEGRDYQWKPGTREITLPKDSRIVSYTLADLRRPDNSQRHKLTHRDGNGEIFFGGKLEYHNMQTCITYKHKPVDWQAIVPTFDEKALPRTIQKLRKHDTVSIVLLGDSISTGCNASGWAGGAPYQPAFPDLLKEHLQNRYQNRVEMVNPSVGGKDTRWALTQVDKVVESNPDLVIIAFGMNDSAGRSAKEYQANTKALMEQIRKKRPQTEFILLAPMLGNKDWIRLKHELFPQYRDALAELCRPGVVLADMTSIWTEFLKQKQDWDLTGNGVNHPNDFGHRVYAQVLSTLLVPPQEKTETAKKTSLPPKVVSLWNGKAPTGNDQFEKTDVKITVHQPEKGNGAAIVICPGGGYQRLVTGGEGHRIAQWLNQHGITGVVLEYRMPDGRSFVPLMDAQQAIRMVRANAKQWNIDPHKIGIMGFSAGGHLASTAATHFDAGDPQAADPVKRQSSRPDFAILVYPVVSMGTTTHGGSKKNLLGADPSPELIELFSNEKQVTAKTPPIYLAHAVNDKPVPIENSRALYRALQAKRIPSQLLELPSGGHGLNGYKGPMWDAWQKQSMEWLAKLNFIPAQDAKK, encoded by the coding sequence ATGTCCCCTGTCATGAAAACCGTTTTACTGCTGGGTGCAATCTTAACTGCCAGCATTCCCATACTGTCAGGAACTGCATCAGCGGGTGAACCAACTGAGTGGAATTACACACCGGAACTCATGCAGCCATTCTGGCAGGGAGAGACCATCGAAGGGGAATCGGTGCTGTTTATTCGAGATCCCCAGACTGGAATTGCGAGCGCGTCGGTCCTGTTTCCGATCGAAGGCGTGCTCAGCGTTCGTAATTCCGCGGGGGACATTTCCTATGACGAAGGCCGGGATTATCAGTGGAAACCGGGAACTCGTGAGATCACTCTCCCGAAGGATTCTCGAATCGTTTCTTATACACTTGCTGACCTGCGTCGTCCTGATAATTCACAACGCCACAAACTGACACACCGCGATGGGAACGGCGAAATCTTTTTCGGCGGTAAACTCGAATATCACAACATGCAGACCTGTATTACCTACAAGCACAAGCCTGTTGACTGGCAGGCGATCGTACCAACGTTCGATGAAAAAGCCTTGCCGCGCACGATTCAAAAACTGCGCAAACACGATACCGTTTCAATCGTGCTGCTGGGAGACAGTATTTCTACTGGCTGTAACGCTTCGGGCTGGGCTGGTGGCGCCCCCTATCAACCCGCGTTTCCCGATCTGTTAAAAGAACATCTGCAGAACCGCTATCAAAACAGAGTTGAAATGGTAAATCCTTCAGTCGGCGGCAAAGATACACGCTGGGCACTGACGCAAGTCGACAAGGTCGTGGAGTCCAATCCCGATCTGGTGATCATCGCCTTTGGCATGAACGATTCGGCGGGCCGTTCTGCAAAAGAATATCAAGCCAATACGAAAGCTCTGATGGAACAGATTCGCAAGAAACGGCCTCAAACCGAATTCATTCTTTTGGCACCGATGCTGGGTAATAAGGACTGGATTCGGCTCAAACATGAGTTGTTCCCTCAATACCGCGATGCGCTGGCAGAACTGTGTCGACCGGGAGTCGTACTGGCAGATATGACATCAATCTGGACCGAGTTTCTCAAACAAAAACAAGACTGGGATCTGACCGGAAACGGCGTCAACCACCCGAACGATTTCGGCCATCGCGTTTACGCACAGGTATTATCAACACTGCTCGTACCGCCACAGGAAAAAACGGAGACTGCTAAGAAGACCAGCCTTCCCCCCAAAGTCGTTTCACTCTGGAACGGGAAAGCCCCGACGGGCAACGATCAGTTCGAGAAGACTGATGTAAAGATCACAGTACATCAGCCTGAAAAAGGCAACGGCGCCGCGATCGTTATCTGTCCGGGCGGCGGTTATCAGCGACTGGTGACCGGCGGTGAAGGGCACCGCATTGCCCAATGGCTGAATCAACACGGGATTACCGGAGTCGTACTGGAATATCGGATGCCAGACGGGCGTTCGTTCGTGCCTCTGATGGATGCCCAACAGGCCATCCGCATGGTCCGCGCGAATGCGAAGCAGTGGAACATCGATCCCCATAAAATCGGCATCATGGGCTTTTCTGCGGGGGGGCATCTCGCATCAACGGCGGCAACACATTTTGACGCCGGCGATCCCCAGGCAGCCGATCCCGTCAAACGCCAGAGCAGCCGCCCCGACTTTGCGATCCTGGTTTACCCCGTAGTCAGCATGGGTACAACGACTCATGGCGGCTCGAAAAAGAATTTGCTGGGAGCAGATCCTTCGCCGGAACTGATCGAATTGTTCTCCAACGAAAAACAGGTTACCGCAAAAACGCCGCCGATTTATCTGGCGCATGCCGTCAATGACAAACCCGTACCCATTGAAAACAGTCGCGCCCTGTATCGCGCATTACAGGCGAAAAGGATCCCGTCCCAGTTGCTGGAACTCCCCTCGGGAGGGCACGGCTTGAATGGCTATAAAGGCCCAATGTGGGATGCCTGGCAGAAGCAGTCAATGGAATGGCTGGCGAAACTGAATTTCATTCCCGCACAGGATGCGAAAAAGTAA
- a CDS encoding DUF4184 family protein yields MFAKAFGARHFWFTSYVAANVLIDLEVLYYLSRNEPPLHRYLHTYVGGLAMGVLAGLVMFGTVQMIRRLLPADSRWRERLAETPRRLLLSQSLLAGVIGGVSHILLDSLMHEEMNPFWPLAEGNALVGIISVPALHITLAAIGFFGLIFWLLLRE; encoded by the coding sequence ATATTTGCGAAAGCATTCGGCGCTCGTCATTTCTGGTTCACTTCGTACGTGGCAGCGAATGTTTTGATCGATCTGGAAGTGTTGTATTACCTCAGCAGAAATGAGCCGCCACTCCATCGATATTTGCATACTTATGTTGGGGGGCTCGCAATGGGAGTGCTTGCTGGCCTTGTGATGTTCGGCACCGTTCAGATGATTCGTCGCTTGCTACCCGCTGATTCGCGCTGGAGAGAGCGTCTGGCAGAAACACCGAGACGTCTGTTGCTCAGCCAGTCATTATTGGCTGGCGTCATTGGCGGTGTATCACACATTTTGCTTGACAGCCTGATGCACGAGGAAATGAATCCTTTCTGGCCACTGGCTGAGGGGAACGCATTGGTGGGAATCATCAGCGTGCCTGCATTGCATATCACTCTGGCAGCGATCGGCTTCTTCGGGTTGATCTTCTGGCTGCTCCTGCGGGAGTAA
- a CDS encoding serine hydrolase, with protein sequence MKFFHRSLVVFVLLGLVIGVSAEEPNLSPQASHEKKVDYSPAIARLKSAIRHEVEQKQLPAFSISLVDGDKMVWADGFGFQDKNRQIHATANTVYRVGSVSKLFTDIAIMQLVETGDLNLDANVQSCLPEFKPTNPFGGEISVLQLMTHRSGLVRESPVGNYFDPTEPSLAETVASLNETSLVYQPGTKTKYSNAAVAVVGAILEKQLDVSHASQVHQKILDPLNMEHSGFTVTPAVKDHLATGWMRTNDGRRFVAPTFLLGTGPAGNLYSNVIDLAKFLTCLFNEGQFKNGQILKRETFQSMLTPQKDADGKPQRFGIGFHIQDFDGFTKVGHGGAVYGFSTQLEALPERKLGVAAVASLDGTNGVVGRLADYALRLMLATQDGKTLPEYRMTGSVPTERAKELVGLYRNKEENKLARITELNGNLFLHRGTFRYDLRSSADDGTILTDDAIGFGTEVKLEGKDVLQVGSMNFQRAIDTPPPPIPADWKGLIGEYGWDHNTLYILENEGRLYALIEWFYYYPLKQIDRNTFEFPDYGLYHGEGLKFTRGSDDTATAVVAAEVKFDRREVGTKDGETFRITPVKPVDDLRAAALAASPPPEPGQYRKPELVDLTTLDPTIKLDIRYASENNFTGAVFYKQARAFMQRPAAEAVVRANARLKERGLGLLIHDAYRPWHVTKMFWDATPGEFKDFVANPANGSRHNRGCAVDLTLYDLETGEPIQMVAGYDEFSPRSFPLYPGGTSRQRWYRQLLRQTMESAGFTVFQYEWWHFDFKDWKQYRIGNQTFEEIDQAR encoded by the coding sequence ATGAAATTCTTCCACCGATCGCTTGTTGTTTTTGTCTTACTGGGACTGGTAATCGGTGTGAGCGCTGAGGAACCGAACCTTTCACCGCAGGCTTCCCATGAAAAAAAAGTAGACTACTCCCCTGCCATTGCGCGTTTGAAATCAGCCATTCGACATGAGGTCGAACAAAAGCAGTTGCCCGCATTCTCCATTTCGCTCGTCGATGGCGATAAAATGGTCTGGGCAGACGGATTTGGTTTTCAGGACAAGAACCGGCAAATCCATGCTACCGCAAATACGGTTTACCGTGTCGGTTCGGTTTCGAAACTCTTCACCGACATTGCCATCATGCAACTGGTCGAAACCGGCGACCTCAACCTGGACGCGAACGTACAATCCTGTCTCCCTGAGTTCAAACCGACCAACCCCTTTGGCGGCGAAATTTCGGTTCTGCAACTCATGACACACCGTTCGGGACTCGTTCGTGAATCACCGGTCGGCAACTACTTCGATCCAACGGAACCATCACTGGCAGAGACCGTCGCCAGCTTGAACGAAACCTCTCTTGTCTACCAGCCCGGCACCAAAACAAAATACTCAAACGCGGCGGTCGCCGTTGTCGGTGCGATCCTGGAAAAACAGCTGGATGTCTCCCACGCCAGTCAGGTGCATCAGAAGATTCTCGATCCGTTAAACATGGAACACAGTGGATTCACAGTAACGCCCGCCGTCAAAGATCATCTTGCGACCGGCTGGATGAGAACCAACGACGGACGACGCTTTGTCGCACCGACGTTTCTTCTGGGCACAGGTCCTGCCGGTAATCTGTACTCGAACGTCATCGATCTCGCAAAGTTCCTGACCTGTCTGTTCAATGAAGGACAATTCAAAAACGGTCAGATTCTGAAACGAGAGACCTTTCAGTCGATGCTCACACCTCAGAAAGACGCAGATGGCAAGCCGCAACGTTTTGGGATCGGGTTTCATATTCAGGACTTTGACGGTTTCACCAAAGTCGGTCACGGGGGTGCCGTCTACGGATTCTCGACACAACTGGAAGCACTGCCCGAACGCAAGCTGGGGGTTGCCGCCGTCGCGTCGCTGGATGGCACAAACGGCGTCGTCGGTCGGCTGGCTGATTATGCGTTACGTCTGATGCTGGCGACTCAGGACGGCAAGACGCTTCCCGAGTATCGCATGACCGGTTCGGTTCCCACAGAACGCGCAAAAGAACTGGTCGGGCTGTACCGCAACAAAGAGGAAAACAAACTGGCCCGTATCACTGAACTCAACGGCAACTTATTTTTACATCGCGGCACTTTTCGCTATGATCTCCGCTCCTCCGCTGATGACGGCACCATTTTGACCGACGACGCCATCGGCTTTGGTACCGAAGTCAAGCTGGAAGGCAAAGACGTCCTTCAGGTTGGCTCGATGAATTTTCAGCGCGCCATAGACACACCACCGCCGCCAATTCCGGCCGACTGGAAAGGCCTGATCGGCGAATACGGCTGGGATCATAATACGCTGTATATTCTGGAAAATGAAGGTCGGTTGTACGCATTGATCGAATGGTTTTATTACTACCCACTGAAGCAAATCGACCGCAATACATTTGAGTTTCCCGATTACGGCCTGTATCACGGTGAAGGTCTGAAATTCACACGCGGCAGTGATGACACCGCCACCGCAGTTGTCGCCGCCGAGGTAAAGTTTGACCGCCGCGAAGTCGGCACCAAAGATGGCGAGACGTTTCGCATCACGCCTGTCAAACCGGTCGATGATCTCCGCGCTGCAGCACTCGCCGCGTCTCCCCCGCCTGAGCCGGGCCAATATCGGAAGCCGGAACTGGTGGACCTGACAACGCTGGACCCGACAATCAAACTCGATATCCGTTACGCGTCCGAGAATAATTTCACCGGCGCCGTCTTCTACAAACAGGCGCGTGCGTTCATGCAGCGCCCTGCAGCCGAAGCGGTCGTCCGTGCGAACGCCCGTCTCAAAGAGCGTGGTCTCGGTCTGTTAATCCACGATGCCTATCGCCCCTGGCATGTGACCAAAATGTTCTGGGACGCGACGCCGGGTGAGTTCAAAGACTTCGTCGCCAACCCCGCCAACGGCTCACGACACAACCGCGGCTGCGCCGTCGATCTGACACTGTACGATCTTGAAACCGGCGAACCGATTCAGATGGTCGCCGGCTACGACGAATTCTCCCCCCGCTCCTTTCCACTCTACCCCGGCGGCACCTCCCGCCAGCGCTGGTACCGCCAGCTACTGCGGCAAACGATGGAATCCGCAGGCTTCACCGTCTTCCAATACGAATGGTGGCACTTCGATTTCAAAGACTGGAAACAATACCGCATCGGCAACCAGACCTTTGAAGAGATCGATCAAGCACGCTGA
- a CDS encoding FxsA family protein, whose protein sequence is MLLRLFLLFTIIPLAELWLLLWFSSLTSPTVTFGLVVVTGILGAWLARKQGSQAWKKIQQHMVQGQPPTGVLLDGLMILIAGAFLITPGIMTDMVGFALLIPMVREVLKLRVGEWLKQRAMMQFQSHTSFRSSDGTYQEFQQTTTSTPEEEIIDVEFVRKESSETD, encoded by the coding sequence GTGCTGCTACGCCTGTTTCTTTTATTCACGATCATTCCGCTCGCCGAGCTGTGGCTGCTGCTGTGGTTCAGTTCGCTGACCAGCCCGACCGTTACGTTCGGCCTGGTGGTGGTGACGGGGATTCTGGGTGCCTGGCTGGCGCGGAAACAGGGATCGCAGGCCTGGAAGAAAATTCAACAGCATATGGTGCAGGGACAGCCCCCCACCGGCGTGCTTCTGGATGGCTTGATGATTCTGATCGCCGGAGCGTTTCTGATTACTCCCGGGATCATGACCGACATGGTCGGTTTTGCCTTACTGATCCCCATGGTACGCGAGGTTTTAAAGCTTCGCGTGGGGGAATGGCTGAAACAGCGGGCGATGATGCAATTTCAATCTCACACCAGTTTTCGCTCCAGCGATGGAACCTATCAGGAGTTTCAACAGACGACTACGTCCACGCCCGAAGAAGAGATCATCGATGTGGAGTTCGTTCGTAAAGAATCTTCAGAAACAGATTGA
- a CDS encoding outer membrane protein assembly factor BamB family protein, with the protein MAAIKIRSLFSAFCLFAAMIFTASFATADEPYWNQFRGPHADGSSKATGLPVKWSEKENIVWKTPVHGRAWSSPVVWKDQVWVTTSTKDGKELGVVCVDFNTGKILIDKKIFDVEKPQYIDPSNSHASSTPIIEEGRIYVHYGAYGTACLDTKTGDVLWSRRDYPCNHWRGAGSSPIIYQNLLILQFDGYDYQYVVALDKATGKEVWKKDRNIEYGTKNGDFKKAFATPRIIEHDGRVQLISPAAKATVSYNPLTGDEYWKFYYPQHSAANRPLYDGEKIYVGTGFGKAHLYAVSPDGKGDVTKTHVKWIEQKGIPSKPSQLLIDGLLFMVDDKGIASCLDSKTGKLIWKERMDRSSFSASPIFADGKIYAPDREGVTRVFVPGKEYKELAANKLEEGCVASLAIAGKSIILRTEHFLYRIEAPSQQK; encoded by the coding sequence ATGGCTGCGATCAAAATCCGAAGTCTGTTCTCCGCGTTCTGCTTGTTTGCAGCGATGATTTTTACAGCGTCCTTCGCTACGGCAGACGAACCCTATTGGAATCAATTCCGCGGACCTCACGCCGATGGGTCCTCGAAAGCGACGGGACTTCCGGTGAAATGGAGCGAGAAAGAGAATATCGTCTGGAAAACCCCCGTTCATGGTCGGGCCTGGTCCTCGCCGGTGGTCTGGAAAGATCAGGTCTGGGTGACAACATCGACGAAAGACGGTAAAGAGCTGGGTGTGGTCTGTGTCGATTTCAACACCGGCAAGATTCTGATAGACAAGAAAATCTTCGACGTCGAGAAGCCTCAGTATATTGACCCGAGCAACTCGCACGCCTCCAGCACGCCGATCATTGAAGAGGGTCGGATCTATGTGCATTACGGTGCATATGGAACCGCCTGCCTGGATACGAAAACGGGAGACGTCCTCTGGAGCCGCCGCGATTATCCGTGCAATCACTGGCGGGGCGCGGGCTCGTCGCCCATCATTTATCAGAATCTATTGATCCTGCAGTTTGATGGCTACGACTATCAGTACGTCGTTGCGCTAGATAAGGCAACGGGCAAGGAAGTCTGGAAGAAAGATCGTAACATCGAATACGGAACCAAGAACGGCGATTTCAAGAAAGCGTTTGCGACGCCTCGCATTATCGAACATGACGGCCGCGTGCAGTTAATCAGCCCGGCGGCAAAAGCCACCGTTTCCTACAATCCGCTAACGGGGGATGAATACTGGAAGTTTTATTACCCACAACATTCGGCCGCGAATCGCCCCTTGTATGATGGTGAAAAGATCTACGTCGGCACCGGCTTTGGAAAAGCGCATCTGTATGCAGTATCTCCGGACGGCAAAGGGGACGTAACGAAAACACACGTGAAATGGATCGAACAGAAGGGAATCCCTTCGAAGCCTTCACAGCTGTTGATCGACGGTCTGCTGTTTATGGTAGATGATAAAGGCATCGCATCCTGCCTGGATTCAAAGACCGGTAAGCTGATCTGGAAAGAACGGATGGACCGCAGTTCGTTTTCTGCTTCGCCTATTTTTGCAGATGGCAAGATTTACGCCCCCGATCGGGAAGGTGTGACGCGGGTGTTTGTTCCCGGAAAAGAATACAAGGAACTGGCCGCTAATAAACTCGAGGAAGGCTGCGTTGCATCGCTGGCGATTGCAGGGAAATCGATCATTCTGCGAACCGAGCATTTCCTGTATCGGATCGAAGCCCCGTCACAGCAGAAGTAA
- a CDS encoding 3-hydroxyacyl-ACP dehydratase FabZ family protein, giving the protein MNLDEIKACIPHREPFLWLDEIVALEENSIHARKFVSPNLDLFQGHYPDHPVLPGVILCEAAMQAAAVFIAKTDAPDAGKVPVATRLNNTKFRRMVKPGETLDIHVTLTEKLGGAYFFTGKITVGKETAVRLEFAVTTADG; this is encoded by the coding sequence GTGAATCTGGATGAGATCAAAGCCTGTATTCCGCACCGGGAACCTTTTTTGTGGCTCGATGAAATCGTCGCGCTGGAAGAAAACAGCATCCATGCCCGCAAATTCGTCTCCCCCAATCTGGATCTGTTTCAGGGACATTATCCCGATCATCCGGTATTACCCGGCGTGATTCTGTGTGAAGCTGCCATGCAGGCTGCTGCCGTCTTCATCGCCAAGACCGATGCCCCCGATGCCGGCAAAGTCCCCGTCGCCACGCGCCTGAATAACACCAAGTTTCGCCGTATGGTCAAGCCGGGAGAAACCCTCGACATCCATGTGACGCTCACCGAAAAACTGGGCGGCGCTTACTTCTTTACCGGCAAGATCACTGTTGGTAAAGAAACCGCCGTGCGACTCGAATTCGCCGTCACTACCGCCGACGGTTAA